A single region of the Chionomys nivalis chromosome 5, mChiNiv1.1, whole genome shotgun sequence genome encodes:
- the LOC130874165 gene encoding alpha-1,3-mannosyl-glycoprotein 4-beta-N-acetylglucosaminyltransferase-like protein MGAT4E — translation MRGCLWRCVGVLASLVILGFFSGENKAARVESNASLNEKKKIIQQIAQEQISSEVKSHMKYFIKMQENSQALQRASYTLLAGTSPQGKWLLTVGISPVQRTHGSYLLDTLKSLFQASSEQDLKYMLVLVLLSDTDPTWLNQIVANISGLFTPQIESGRLAVVHGLLGGSLAKSRNHTSPCGELYARQKTSSVLLMNFASNLSDYFLLLGDNVRCAPRFVSNIYWAVSAWKELPWVILDFSGLKISGKVFHTRDLPRLTSFLLLFPKDVPTHLLLSEFSLLLSQNVPIRFSSSIFYHMGSYSEFEGTCFPEEQDKDLGEPDNPAATVFTDMLSFWNTIPQYAYILNDDCLWVMNPLEGNYLLVVLDKPQKVIRVAVLTGSAHSKMNFLQQGQILLGYSLMDYPKRCAHYTLVGPVVRGQLDQMVFYEEDAVKEISCIKLLVTASHDSAIRILQIRVWTEVEEEEP, via the exons ATGCGAGGTTGCCTGTGGAGATGCGTCGGAGTCCTGGCATCCTTAGTCATCCTGGGGTTCTTCAGTGGGGAGAATAAGGCAGCTCGTGTGGAGTCCAATGCATCACTG aatgaaaagaaaaaaataatacagcagATCGCTCAGGAACAGATCAGCTCTGAAGTCAAGAGTCATATGAAATACTTCATCAAGATGCAGGAAAATTCCCAAGCACTCCAGCGTGCCAGCTACACGCTTCTGGCTGGAACCTCTCCCCAGGGAAAGT GGCTGCTGACCGTGGGGATCTCCCCAGTGCAGCGAACCCATGGGAGTTACCTCTTGGACACCCTGAAGTCTCTTTTCCAAGCTTCCTCAGAACAGGACCTGAAATATATGCTGGTATTGGTCCTCCTGTCAGACACTGACCCCACATGGCTCAACCAAATAGTTGCCAACATTTCAGGTCTCTTCACGCCACAAATTGAATCTGGGAGGCTGGCGGTAGTCCACGGTCTGCTTGGTGGCTCCCTAGCAAAGAGCAGAAATCATACCTCACCCTGTGGAGAGCTTTATGCTAGGCAGAAAACAAGTTCTGTCCTCCTCATGAATTTTGCCAGCAACCTCTCTGACTACTTCCTATTGCTAGGAGATAATGTGAGGTGTGCCCCCAGGTTCGTGTCTAATATCTACTGGGCAGTGTCGGCCTGGAAAGAGCTCCCTTGGGTGATCCTGGACTTCTCGGGCCTGAAGATCTCTGGGAAGGTCTTCCACACCAGAGACCTCCCCCGCCTGacctccttcctgctcctcttccccaAGGACGTTCCCACTCACTTGCTTCTCTCTGAATTCAGTCTTCTCTTGTCTCAAAATGTTCCAATTCGCTTCAGTTCCTCCATCTTCTACCACATGGGCAGTTACTCTGAGTTTGAAGGCACGTGCTTTCCTGAGGAGCAAGACAAGGACTTGGGGGAACCAGACAACCCTGCTGCTACTGTCTTCACAGACATGCTCTCGTTTTGGAATACCATCCCACAATATGCCTACATTCTCAACGATGACTGCTTATGGGTCATGAACCCTTTGGAAGGTAACTACTTGCTGGTGGTTCTGGATAAGCCACAAAAAGTCATCCGGGTAGCAGTGCTGACGGGCTCTGCTCACAGTAAGATGAACTTCTTACAACAGGGACAGATACTGTTGGGCTATAGCCTCATGGACTACCCCAAACGCTGCGCTCACTATACCTTGGTAGGACCTGTGGTGAGAGGGCAGTTGGACCAGATGGTATTTTACGAGGAAGATGCTGTGAAGGAGATTAGCTGTATAAAACTTCTGGTGACAGCATCTCATGACTCTGCCATCAGGATCCTACAGATCAGGGTCTGGACAGAGGTCGAGGAAGAGGAGCCTTAG
- the LOC130874469 gene encoding NADH-cytochrome b5 reductase 1, with amino-acid sequence MGIQPNPVLLTSLGVGLLTLLGLAVGAYLVRRSRRPQVTLQNPDEKYLLRLLDKTTVGLNTRRFRFALPTAHHILGLPVGKHVYLSARIDGSLVIRPYTPVTSDEDQGYVDLVIKVYLKGVHPKFPEGGKMSQYLDSLKIGDVVEFRGPSGLLSYGGKGNFHIQPNKKSPPELRVAKKLGMIAGGTGITPMLQLIRAILKVPEDPTQCFLLFANQTEKDIILREDLEELQAQYPNRFKLWFTLDHPPEGWPYSKGFVTADMIQEHLPAPAGDVLLLLCGPPPMVQLACHPNLDKLGYSQKMRFTY; translated from the exons ATGGGGATCCAGCCG AACCCGGTCCTGCTAACCtctctgggggtggggctgcTTACTCTGCTCGGACTGGCTGTGGGTGCCTATCTGGTTCGAAGATCCCGCCGGCCGCAGGTCACTCTCCAGAACCCGGATGAGAAGTACCTGCTGCGATTGCTAGACAAGACG ACTGTGGGCCTCAACACCAGGAGGTTCCGCTTTGCCCTGCCTACCGCCCAccacattctgggactgcctgtGG GCAAGCATGTCTACCTCTCGGCCCGAATTGATGGCAGTCTGGTCATCAGGCCTTACACTCCTGTCACCAGTGATGAAGACCAAGGCTATGTGGATCTTGTCATCAAG GTTTATCtgaaaggtgtgcaccccaaATTTCCTGAAGGAGGGAAGATGTCTCAGTACCTGGATAGCCTGAAGATTGGGGATGTGGTGGAGTTCCGGGGGCCAAGTGGGTTGCTCAGTTATGGTGGAAAAG GGAATTTTCACATTCAGCCCAACAAGAAATCTCCACCTGAACTGCGAGTGGCAAAGAAATTAGGAATGATTGCTGGAGGGACAG GAATTACCCCGATGCTGCAGCTGATCCGGGCCATCTTGAAAGTCCCTGAAGATCCAACCcagtgctttctgctttttgccaaccag ACTGAAAAGGACATAATCTTGCGGGAAGACTTAGAGGAACTGCAGGCCCAATATCCTAACCGCTTTAAGCTCTGGTTCACTCTGGACCATCCTCCAGAAG GTTGGCCATACAGTAAGGGCTTTGTGACGGCTGACATGATCCAGGAGCACCTGCCCGCTCCCGCAGGCgatgtgctgctgctgctctgtggGCCACCACCAATGGTACAGCTGGCCTGCCACCCGAACTTGGATAAGCTCGGCTATTCCCAAAAGATGCGATTCACCTACTGA